Proteins co-encoded in one Pseudoliparis swirei isolate HS2019 ecotype Mariana Trench chromosome 7, NWPU_hadal_v1, whole genome shotgun sequence genomic window:
- the scarb2a gene encoding lysosome membrane protein 2a isoform X2, with product MTRRSCAIYATGIVCAHLLIVGIALVVAQVFQTMIHTRLKKEITLTENSQMFESWKNPPPPVYMEYYFFNVTNPEVFLAGGKAALKQIGPYTYREYRPRENVTFLENGTKLYALNPKTFVFVSEKSAGNPEVDIVRTVNIPFVAIMNELNSYSFFLRTLVSMYINSLGVEVFMSRTVHEVLWGFKDPLLTKVHSMKPEVDEHFGLMWKKNGTHEGEFVFHTGEENYMDFGKIDTWNGMRQMSWWSSNQSNMINGTDGAVFHPLIHRNELLYIFAADLCRSIHLAYVKDVEVKGIPAYRFAPPKDVLMNPKDNPNNAGFCVPAGDCLGTGVLKVSVCREGAPIVVSFPHFYQADPKYINAVDGLSPNKEDHETYLDLQPTTGVPIRACKRAQLNIILKRVQGFPKTKFIKETIFPIMFVNETATVDDESASQMRMMLLIVTLVSNFPLLIVGMGVILLLVLVVLFCRNRQKKTVKDDTAYTQVSDKPDEPSETPASQQTRNGSYIAMSPVEAQKC from the exons ATGACTCGGAGATCCTGTGCCATTTACGCCACCGGGATCGTGTGCGCTCACCTCCTGATAGTGGGGATCGCCCTGGTCGTGGCTCAAGTCTTTCAAACAATGATCCACACCCGGTTAAAAAAG GAAATTACTTTGACCGAGAATAGCCAAATGTTTGAATCTTGGAAGAATCCACCTCCGCCGGTTTACATGGAGTATTACTTCTTCAACGTGACGAATCCAGAGGTGTTTTTGGCTGGGGGGAAGGCGGCCCTTAAACAGATTGGACCATATACTTACAG GGAATACAGGCCGCGGGAGAACGTGACTTTCCTGGAGAACGGCACCAAGCTCTACGCCCTGAACCCCAAaacctttgtgtttgtgtcggaGAAGTCGGCCGGTAACCCCGAGGTCGACATCGTCAGGACCGTGAACATCCCGTTTGTG GCGATCATGAACGAGCTGAACTCTTACTCCTTCTTCCTGCGAACGCTGGTCTCCATGTACATCAACAGCCTGGGCGTCGAGGTGTTCATGTCCCGCACCGTCCACGAGGTCCTCTGGGGCTTCAAAGACCCGCTGCTCACCAAGGTCCACTCCATGAAGCCCGAAGTGGACGAACATTTTGGGCTGATGTGGAAG aAAAATGGCACACATGAAGGAGAGTTTGTGTTCCACACCGGCGAGGAGAATTACATGGATTTTGGCAAGATCGACACGTGGAACGGCATGAG GCAGATGTCGTGGTGGTCTTCCAATCAGAGCAACATGATCAACGGTACGGACGGCGCCGTCTTCCACCCTCTGATCCACCGCAACGAGCTGCTCTACATCTTCGCCGCGGATCTCTGCAG GTCTATTCATCTCGCCTATGTGAAAGATGTGGAGGTGAAGGGCATCCCAGCATACCGCTTCGCCCCCCCCAAAGACGTCCTCATGAACCCCAAAGACAACCCCAACAACGCGGGCTTCTGTGTGCCGGCCGGAGACTGTCTCGGCACTGGGGTGCTTAAAGTCAGCGTTTGTCGAGAAG GTGCTCCCATCGTGGTGTCTTTCCCCCACTTTTATCAAGCGGACCCCAAGTACATCAACGCCGTCGACGGGCTGAGCCCCAACAAGGAGGATCACGAGACGTACCTGGACCTGCAACCG ACCACGGGGGTTCCCATTCGTGCCTGCAAGAGAGCTCAGCTCAACATCATCCTGAAGAGAGTCCAGGGCTTTCC caaAACAAAGTTCATCAAGGAGACCATTTTCCCCATCATGTTCGTCAATGAG ACGGCGACGGTCGACGACGAGTCGGCGTCCCAGATGAGGATGATGCTCCTCATCGTCACCCTGGTGTCAAACTTCCCGTTGCTCATCGTGGGCATGGGCGTCATCCTGCTGCTGGTGCTCGTGGTCTTGTTCTGCCGAAACCGCCAGAAGAAG ACGGTGAAAGACGACACGGCCTACACGCAGGTCAGCGACAAACCCGACGAGCCGTCAGAAACGCCGGCCAGCCAGCAGACGAGGAACGGCTCGTACATCGCCATGTCGCCGGTGGAGGCCCAGAAGTGTTGA
- the LOC130197310 gene encoding flavin reductase (NADPH)-like, whose amino-acid sequence MKIAVLGATGQTGQYLVNQALQQSHTVTAIVRNPGKLAVHHENLKVVEADIFSADSLKVHFKGQDVILSCLGFPISFFSAVTGYSLSMSSVVAAMREARVNRIIIMTSWFTEPESGVNSPYLIRFLMLPMIRTLLTNMYEMEQFLQKTEDITWTVVRPAGLKNLPASAQEFLTQEGYFVPNGKDYTVSHSVGRGDVARFMLSLLNSNAWVKKGVAIATK is encoded by the exons ATGAAGATCGCTGTGCTGGGAGCCACTGGGCAGACTGGACAGTATCTGGTCAACCAGGCGCTGCAGCAGAGCCACACTGTCACCGCCATCGTCAGGAACCCGGGAAAACTTGCAGTGCACCATGAGAATCTCAAG GTGGTGGAAGCTGATATTTTCTCTGCAGACAGTCTGAAGGTTCACTTCAAAGGACAGGACGTGATCCTGTCCTGCCTCGGCTTCCCGATCTCCTTCTTCTCGGCGGTGACGGGCTACAGCCTGTCCATGAGCAGCGTGGTCGCCGCTATGCGAGAGGCCCGGGTCAACaggatcatcatcatgacctccTGGTTCACCGAGC CCGAATCCGGAGTGAATTCGCCTTATCTCATCCGCTTCCTCATGCTGCCGATGATCCGGACCCTTCTTACCAACATGTACGAGATGGAGCAGTTTCTGCAAAAAACTGAGGACATTACCTGGACCGTGGTTCGTCCAGCTGGTCTCAAGAACCTGCCGGCCTCAG CTCAAGAGTTTCTGACCCAGGAGGGATACTTTGTGCCCAACGGCAAGGATTACACTGTAAGCCACTCAGTGGGAAGAGGAGACGTGGCCCGCTTCATGCTCTCTCTACTCAACAGCAACGCCTGGGTCAAGAAGGGAGTCGCCATCGCTACcaaatga
- the scarb2a gene encoding lysosome membrane protein 2a isoform X1, which translates to MTRRSCAIYATGIVCAHLLIVGIALVVAQVFQTMIHTRLKKEITLTENSQMFESWKNPPPPVYMEYYFFNVTNPEVFLAGGKAALKQIGPYTYREYRPRENVTFLENGTKLYALNPKTFVFVSEKSAGNPEVDIVRTVNIPFVAIMNELNSYSFFLRTLVSMYINSLGVEVFMSRTVHEVLWGFKDPLLTKVHSMKPEVDEHFGLMWKKNGTHEGEFVFHTGEENYMDFGKIDTWNGMRQMSWWSSNQSNMINGTDGAVFHPLIHRNELLYIFAADLCRSIHLAYVKDVEVKGIPAYRFAPPKDVLMNPKDNPNNAGFCVPAGDCLGTGVLKVSVCREGAPIVVSFPHFYQADPKYINAVDGLSPNKEDHETYLDLQPTTGVPIRACKRAQLNIILKRVQGFPKTKFIKETIFPIMFVNETATVDDESASQMRMMLLIVTLVSNFPLLIVGMGVILLLVLVVLFCRNRQKKNEVKRIDFTEAFHSFTTVKDDTAYTQVSDKPDEPSETPASQQTRNGSYIAMSPVEAQKC; encoded by the exons ATGACTCGGAGATCCTGTGCCATTTACGCCACCGGGATCGTGTGCGCTCACCTCCTGATAGTGGGGATCGCCCTGGTCGTGGCTCAAGTCTTTCAAACAATGATCCACACCCGGTTAAAAAAG GAAATTACTTTGACCGAGAATAGCCAAATGTTTGAATCTTGGAAGAATCCACCTCCGCCGGTTTACATGGAGTATTACTTCTTCAACGTGACGAATCCAGAGGTGTTTTTGGCTGGGGGGAAGGCGGCCCTTAAACAGATTGGACCATATACTTACAG GGAATACAGGCCGCGGGAGAACGTGACTTTCCTGGAGAACGGCACCAAGCTCTACGCCCTGAACCCCAAaacctttgtgtttgtgtcggaGAAGTCGGCCGGTAACCCCGAGGTCGACATCGTCAGGACCGTGAACATCCCGTTTGTG GCGATCATGAACGAGCTGAACTCTTACTCCTTCTTCCTGCGAACGCTGGTCTCCATGTACATCAACAGCCTGGGCGTCGAGGTGTTCATGTCCCGCACCGTCCACGAGGTCCTCTGGGGCTTCAAAGACCCGCTGCTCACCAAGGTCCACTCCATGAAGCCCGAAGTGGACGAACATTTTGGGCTGATGTGGAAG aAAAATGGCACACATGAAGGAGAGTTTGTGTTCCACACCGGCGAGGAGAATTACATGGATTTTGGCAAGATCGACACGTGGAACGGCATGAG GCAGATGTCGTGGTGGTCTTCCAATCAGAGCAACATGATCAACGGTACGGACGGCGCCGTCTTCCACCCTCTGATCCACCGCAACGAGCTGCTCTACATCTTCGCCGCGGATCTCTGCAG GTCTATTCATCTCGCCTATGTGAAAGATGTGGAGGTGAAGGGCATCCCAGCATACCGCTTCGCCCCCCCCAAAGACGTCCTCATGAACCCCAAAGACAACCCCAACAACGCGGGCTTCTGTGTGCCGGCCGGAGACTGTCTCGGCACTGGGGTGCTTAAAGTCAGCGTTTGTCGAGAAG GTGCTCCCATCGTGGTGTCTTTCCCCCACTTTTATCAAGCGGACCCCAAGTACATCAACGCCGTCGACGGGCTGAGCCCCAACAAGGAGGATCACGAGACGTACCTGGACCTGCAACCG ACCACGGGGGTTCCCATTCGTGCCTGCAAGAGAGCTCAGCTCAACATCATCCTGAAGAGAGTCCAGGGCTTTCC caaAACAAAGTTCATCAAGGAGACCATTTTCCCCATCATGTTCGTCAATGAG ACGGCGACGGTCGACGACGAGTCGGCGTCCCAGATGAGGATGATGCTCCTCATCGTCACCCTGGTGTCAAACTTCCCGTTGCTCATCGTGGGCATGGGCGTCATCCTGCTGCTGGTGCTCGTGGTCTTGTTCTGCCGAAACCGCCAGAAGAAG AATGAAGTAAAACGTATTGATTTTACTGAAGCTTTTCATTCTTTTACT ACGGTGAAAGACGACACGGCCTACACGCAGGTCAGCGACAAACCCGACGAGCCGTCAGAAACGCCGGCCAGCCAGCAGACGAGGAACGGCTCGTACATCGCCATGTCGCCGGTGGAGGCCCAGAAGTGTTGA
- the ppef2a gene encoding LOW QUALITY PROTEIN: serine/threonine-protein phosphatase with EF-hands 2 (The sequence of the model RefSeq protein was modified relative to this genomic sequence to represent the inferred CDS: inserted 1 base in 1 codon) has translation MCLEACLADEFLSQQQLHSRYVLQLLLETWKRLRMLPNINRISTCHSKEITICDIIGKKVCQSPPEDVETVCCVDVVWRGARARARMGPVGTFATVRATEESEERSVGVFGRSPGGRAVEGDSEVVGGGFPGRNLKLSLDLFSLEGGEGLGEGARKGREVGGERGAKEKAEEKQEEAEKSAELFVADSQSRETVTSSWDSSRLVEGLQLANLDHIINLRYGFTKEVLTKYKMHGKRILKLLVLARVDRHNYVSALRPPKKRHQNSASLSVDSDMDEDVWSPNKMFLRRKSLTLLKPVPRDSFQNRSLQDFSDQIQAKTEDEAAELCNRRPSVFNSGVGAPEKEMAASTSSESISVIDEWKQILDLLWSDPMNQDGCVPNEVRGGGCYWXPDVTEDFLSRHNLQLLIRSHECKQEGSEFCHNRKVLTLFSASNYYDVGSNRGAYVKLGPDLVPYLFQYQASSMIRELTVRQSVGRTERSALKVLRDLICAFKTFDSDNTGLVCLNDWASAVESVTHLGLPWRMLRCQLVPCKTNGGMIDYHEWFDELTIKGPNADHIDQSLLETLCRHRSTFETIFRIVDADNSGKILN, from the exons ATGTGCCTGGAAGCGTGTCTTGCTGATGAGTTTCTctcccagcagcagctgcactCGCGCtacgtcctccagctgctgctggagacgTGGAAACGGCTCCGGATGCTGCCGAACATCAACCGCATTTCCACGTGCCACAGCAAAGAGATCACCATTTGTG aTATAATCGGAAAAAAGGTGTGTCAGTCTCCtccggaagatgtagagactgtCTGCTGTGTCGATGTCGTCTG GCGCGGGGCCCGAGCACGAGCCAGGATGGGACCAGTGGGGACATTCGCCACCGTGCGAGCCacagaggagagtgaggagcgGAGTGTGGGGGTATTCGGGAGG TCACCCGGGGGCAGAGCTGTTGAGGGTGACAGtgaggtcgtgggtgggggctttcctggaaggaatctCAAGCTTTCCCTGGATCTCTTCAGCTTGgaaggtg GAGAGGGTCTGGGAGAGGGAGCCAGGAAAGGCAGAGAGGTGGGTGGGGAGAGAGGTGccaaggagaaggcagaggagaagcAAGAGGAAGCAGAGAAGTCTGCAGAGCTGTTTGTTGCTGACAGTCAGTCCAGAGAGACAGTCACCAGCAGCTGGGACAGTTCCAGATTGGTGGAGGGACTG CAATTAGCAAACTTGGACCATATAATCAACCTGAG GTACGGCTTCACAAAGGAGGTGTTGACGAAATACAAG ATGCACGGCAAACGGATCCTGAAGCTGCTGGTCCTCGCCAGAGTGGACAGACACAAC TATGTCTCAGCGCTGAGGCCTCCCAAGAAGAGACACCAGAACTCAGCCAGTCTGTCCGTGGACTCGGACATGGacgaggacgtctggtcccccaaCAAGATGTTCCTGCGGCGTAAATCCCTCACGCTCCTCAAACCCGTGCCTCGCGACAGCTTCCAAAACCGCTCGCTGCAGGACTTCTCCGACCAGATCCAAGCGAAGACGGAGGACGAGGCGGCGGAGCTCTGCAACAGGAGACCGTCCGTCTTCAACTCGGGAGTCGGAGCGCCCGAAAAGGAGATGGCGGCGTCCACGTCCTCCGAGTCCATCAGTGTGATTGACGAGTGGAAACAG ATCCTGGACCTGCTGTGGAGCGACCCGATGAACCAGGACGGCTGCGTGCCCAACGAGGTGCGGGGCGGGGGCTGCTACT GCCCTGACGTCACCGAGGACTTCCTGAGCAGACACAACCTGCAGCTCCTCATCCGCTCCCACGAGTGTAAACAGGAAGGCTCCGAGTTCTGCCACAACCGCAAG GTCCTCACGTTGTTCTCCGCCTCCAATTACTACGACGTGGGAAGCAACAGGGGGGCCTACGTGAAGTTGGGTCCAGACCTTGTGCCTTATTTATTTCAATACCAGGCCAGCAGCATGATCAGAGAGCTCACCGTGAGGCAG AGCGTCGGACGAACCGAGCGCTCGGCCCTTAAAGTCCTGCGAGACCTCATCTGTGCCTTCAAAACGTTCGACAGCgacaacacag GTCTGGTGTGTCTGAACGACTGGGCCTCTGCCGTGGAGAGCGTGACGCACCTCGGCCTCCCCTGGAGGATGCTGCGCTGCCAGCTGGTCCCCTGCAAGACCAACGGCGGCATGATCGACTACCACGAGTGGTTCGACGAGCTCACCATCAAAGGACCCAACGCGGAC CACATTGACCAGAGTCTGCTCGAGACTCTGTGTCGTCACCGCTCCACCTTCGAGACCATCTTTAGAATCGTAGATGCCGACAACTCAGGTAAAATATTGAATTAA